Within Desulfobacter sp., the genomic segment GGTTCGCCGATAAAAAGGCAATGACATGCTGGGGACAGTTCGGCAATACAGCCCCGACCCGATCCCCCTTTTTAACGCCTAATTTCAGCAATGCGGCGGCAAAGGCCTCAACCATCTCATTCAACTTCCGGTATGAAATCTTATTATCCAGAAAAATCAGCGCCGGCTTTGACGGATGGCGGCGGACATTCTCATAAAACATTTCATAAGTCGTCATTGGGCGTGGTTCGGGAGTGGGACGTACCCCCCATGAGGGGTCGTAACTGATCTCGGACAGCTTTAATTCTTCCATGAGCGCCTCCGTAGGATGAAAAGATAAATTCTATATGTTCCAATTAACGAACACTGTTCGATGCGTCAAGAAAAAAACTAAAATTCTTCAGTTTAATGAATCACCGGCAACTTGATTTCGTCCCCCCCCAATGGTATTGTCCAGACAAAAAAGACCTCAACAGAGCAAAGGATCCAAGTATACATGCCCAAGCCAAGCACCCTTAGCAAACTCAAACAGGAGGACAGGAAACTTCGGCGAAACCTCATCATAGATGCGGCCCAGAAAATTTTCGGAACAAAAACCTACGACAAGGCCAGTATGAGAGAAATTGCCAGGGAAGCGGGCATGGCCGTATCCTCTATCTATACCTATTTTGAAAACCAGGAGGCCCTTTTTGTCCAGGCCATTCTCAGGGAAACAAACGAACTTCTGGATGAACTGGAAGCCATGGTAGAGACAGACGACCATATTGATATCGAGGTGCTGATGAACCGCTACCTTGATTTTTACATTGACCATGAAAACCACTGGCGGATGATCACCCATTTTTTCCTCTTCGGGAATATCAGTTCCCAGGCATTCGAGCGTCTTAACAATGTGGCCCGGAGAATTTTAAATATTTTTGACCGGATTTTTGAAAAAATGAACTACGGAGGGGATGTCCGCATCCTTTCACATGCATTCTTTTCATGCCTCAGCGGCATCCTCATCTCATTCAGAAAATACCCCGGAAGAGACGATGAGGAAATCCGCACCCACATGAAACGGGTGGGCGCGGTCATCCGGGGCATGCTTTTGCCCTATATCCAGGCGGACCTGGCCCTCCCCCCCGGAACCTGATATCCTAAAGAAAGACTTCAGGTTCCCTTCTGTCCTGATGATTTTTAAACACCCAGTTGAGCAGCTTGTCGATCATGGGGTCATCCACCACCCTTGCCCCGGCCGGACAATGCTTGACACAGGCATTACACAGAATACAGGCCGAGCGGTCTGTCTTTACCTCCTCCATTTCAATGGTGATAGCACCCACCGGACAGAGCGGTTCGCATTCACCACAAAGGGTGCAGTCCTGTACCGAGGTTGATGCGGCCTTGTTTTCCATTCCCCTTCGATCATGTTCAATATAAGGCCGGTTGCCCGGCGGTGTAATCACAGCCTCCCCATTGAGGCTGTCCAGCCGCTCCATTTTGGCGCGGATGTTTGATCCGAATGCCCTTGCCTCTGCGATATCCCGGTCATCCGGCCGTCCATTGGCCATGGGCCGCTGTTCATTGGAAAAGGAATGCTCGCCCACAAAGGCACCGCCGGCGATGGGTAAAAACCCCTGATCACGGACGATATCAGTTAACTCAATCAGGGCATCTTCATAGTCCCTGTTGCCATACATGACCACAGCCACTGCAGGCGTGTCACTGCCCCTGAGCTGTTTGAGTCTTGCTGCGGCTGTTTTGGCCACCCGGCCCTCATATACGGGGACCCCGATAATGATAAGCCCCTCCTCAATTTGTTCAGGGGATCTTTTTTCGGCCTCCGGCAGGGTCAAATCTATGGTATCGACCGCCCCGGCCTCAAGGCCTTCCGCCACGGCGTTAAGAATTTTTTTAGTGGTGCCCGTAGGGGAAAAAC encodes:
- a CDS encoding TetR/AcrR family transcriptional regulator, which gives rise to MPKPSTLSKLKQEDRKLRRNLIIDAAQKIFGTKTYDKASMREIAREAGMAVSSIYTYFENQEALFVQAILRETNELLDELEAMVETDDHIDIEVLMNRYLDFYIDHENHWRMITHFFLFGNISSQAFERLNNVARRILNIFDRIFEKMNYGGDVRILSHAFFSCLSGILISFRKYPGRDDEEIRTHMKRVGAVIRGMLLPYIQADLALPPGT
- a CDS encoding 4Fe-4S binding protein — encoded protein: MNTVTLVCFSPTGTTKKILNAVAEGLEAGAVDTIDLTLPEAEKRSPEQIEEGLIIIGVPVYEGRVAKTAAARLKQLRGSDTPAVAVVMYGNRDYEDALIELTDIVRDQGFLPIAGGAFVGEHSFSNEQRPMANGRPDDRDIAEARAFGSNIRAKMERLDSLNGEAVITPPGNRPYIEHDRRGMENKAASTSVQDCTLCGECEPLCPVGAITIEMEEVKTDRSACILCNACVKHCPAGARVVDDPMIDKLLNWVFKNHQDRREPEVFL